A single window of Zea mays cultivar B73 chromosome 10, Zm-B73-REFERENCE-NAM-5.0, whole genome shotgun sequence DNA harbors:
- the LOC103641434 gene encoding putative disease resistance RPP13-like protein 3, protein MDLVAGAVGSIIRKLGELLQAEYKLQAGLLEQIESLKNELESAHAALRTVSEVPPEQLDPQVRLWAREVREASYDMEDILDTFLVDGAPADGLGKGRRLLKKMEKLFRKSKERHAIAGAIQKMKGRLQEVADRRDRYAVPVAAPAPVRTLDPRLVYMHREAAQLVGIDKTKAELMAMLLPLSSSRCPEDDVDVSASDGDKMKIVSVVGAGGLGKTTLAKAVYDELKPRYDHGAFVSVGRKPDLVQVFTSIFFHLDEQKYNAIREVKDLQLLAGELRRFLQDKRYLIVIDDVWDTKSWDTIKLAFDQKNKQSRVITTTRNRQVASSEEVYELHPLSHDSSKKLFYMRLFWGEDKCPANHPEEASQRILDKCGGVPLAIITMASLLVGKSREYWLEVCNSPGFYRGKDTNEQVDDTVWILSLSYYDLPSYLKTCLLYLSVYPEDYEIEKHRLIWKWVAEGFIEKNAGSSSLFEQGEEYFHELINRSMIEAMEFDEGFGIIIGCRVHDMVLDLIRDISNKENFVTVSYDDGRRGTTSSSSRNVVRRLAHQNRRMTEDNPVEGSMTHLRSLVACGCDMDGWVMHSSSTLLLRVLALEQCCTPPSMDIGHLGKLLHLRYLGLRGTLVDKLPDEIGSLKLLQALDLLGTGISRLPRTVCLLTQLKYLYGDACTIVPNGFLGKVTSLEELHIHPPSEGDEYNQQQFMQDLGTHQGEIRVLDLMRFRDEFDDLSMESGLVQALGSLHKLQTLLVSSDYTKQQVAQYSWDTAALPRCLRILVFVDLRFHHVPSSINPASLPNLSRLELSVGHLDEASLRALGGLPGLTYLTLTAADWLKSSCKASVVDVVVADGFFLKLRSLRLYGWMLQLVPSEDSTSVSFNIWKGDEDVVALGFCRTSVAAPMTSSIIMPDLIDLWFYVPVRALCKSRNGSICDSLGWECLPSLHKIDAVVDSKGAYIGDVKKVEAEMRQAAKLHPNQPIINILLLNQYI, encoded by the exons ATGGATCTTGTGGCCGGCGCCGTGGGCAGCATCATCCGCAAGCTCGGCGAGCTGCTCCAGGCAGAGTACAAGCTACAGGCGGGCCTGCTAGAGCAAATCGAATCTCTGAAAAATGAGCTCGAGAGCGCGCACGCGGCTCTCCGCACCGTGTCGGAGGTGCCGCCGGAGCAGCTTGATCCACAGGTTCGGCTCTGGGCTCGTGAGGTCAGGGAAGCGTCGTACGACATGGAGGACATCCTCGACACCTTCCTCGTCGACGGCGCCCCGGCTGATGGCCTGGGCAAAGGTCGTCGTCTcctgaagaagatggagaagctgTTCAGAAAGAGCAAGGAGCGCCACGCCATTGCTGGCGCCATTCAGAAGATGAAGGGACGGCTCCAGGAAGTGGCTGACCGCCGCGACAGGTACGCCGTTCCGGTGGCAGCGCCAGCGCCGGTGAGGACGCTGGATCCTCGCCTCGTGTACATGCACAGGGAAGCGGCACAGCTCGTCGGCATCGACAAGACCAAGGCTGAGCTCATGGCCATGCTTCTGCCGCTGTCGTCATCCCGCTGCCCTGAGGACGACGTCGATGTCTCTGCCAGCGACGGTGACAAGATGAAGATAGTTTCTGTGGTCGGAGCTGGTGGCCTTGGAAAGACCACTCTAGCCAAGGCCGTCTACGATGAGCTCAAACCGCGATATGATCATGGAGCATTTGTTTCGGTTGGCCGAAAACCTGACCTGGTGCAAGTCTTTACCAGCATCTTCTTCCATCTCGACGAACAAAAATACAATGCCATTCGTGAAGTGAAGGACCTACAGCTGTTGGCTGGCGAACTACGAAGATTTCTACAAGACAAGAG GTACTTGATCGTTATCGACGACGTTTGGGATACAAAATCTTGGGATACAATAAAATTAGCTTTTGATCAAAAGAATAAGCAGAGCAGAGTAATCACAACCACTCGCAACCGACAAGTAGCTTCCAGTGAGGAGGTTTACGAGCTACATCCGCTCTCTCATGACAGCTCAAAGAAGCTATTTTATATGAGGCTGTTTTGGGGTGAGGACAAATGCCCGGCTAATCATCCTGAAGAGGCATCTCAAAGGATTTTGGACAAATGTGGTGGTGTACCATTAGCTATCATCACAATGGCAAGCTTGCTAGTGGGTAAATCGAGAGAATATTGGTTGGAGGTGTGCAACTCACCTGGTTTCTATCGCGGTAAAGATACCAACGAACAAGTAGACGACACCGTGTGGATACTGTCTCTGAGCTATTATGACCTACCTTCGTATCTAAAAACTTGCTTATTGTACCTAAGTGTGTATCCAGAAGATTATGAGATCGAGAAGCATAGATTGATATGGAAGTGGGTAGCTGAAGGTTTCATCGAGAAGAATGCAGGAAGCAGCAGCTTGTTTGAGCAGGGAGAGGAATACTTCCATGAGCTCATAAATAGAAGCATGATCGAGGCGATGGAGTTCGACGAAGGGTTTGGCATCATAATTGGTTGTCGCGTTCATGACATGGTGCTTGATCTCATCCGTGACATATCAAACAAAGAAAATTTTGTCACTGTCTCATATGATGATGGTAGAAGAGGCACAACGTCGTCATCGTCACGAAACGTGGTGCGTCGGCTAGCTCACCAAAATAGAAGAATGACAGAGGACAATCCTGTGGAGGGCAGCATGACACATCTAAGGTCACTGGTTGCTTGTGGGTGTGATATGGATGGTTGGGTCATGCACTCGAGCTCTACGCTGCTATTGCGTGTGCTAGCTTTAGAGCAATGCTGCACACCACCATCTATGGACATTGGTCATCTTGGAAAACTGCTTCATCTCAGATACCTTGGGCTACGTGGTACTCTCGTAGACAAGCTCCCAGACGAAATAGGATCCCTCAAGCTTCTGCAAGCACTGGATTTACTAGGcaccggaatatcacgacttccacGGACCGTTTGCCTACTAACGCAGCTGAAGTACCTATACGGTGATGCATGCACGATAGTGCCCAATGGTTTCCTCGGGAAGGTGACGTCACTGGAAGAGTTGCATATACATCCTCCTAGCGAAGGTGACGAGTACAACCAACAACAGTTTATGCAGGATTTGGGCACCCACCAGGGAGAAATTAGGGTGCTCGATTTGATGAGGTTCAGAGATGAGTTTGACGATCTGAGCATGGAGTCTGGTCTAGTGCAGGCCCTAGGAAGTCTGCACAAGCTGCAGACCCTACTAGTGAGCAGTGATTACACGAAGCAACAAGTCGCACAGTACAGCTGGGACACGGCGGCCCTTCCGCGGTGTCTCCGGATCTTGGTCTTCGTTGACCTCAGGTTCCATCATGTACCATCGTCCATCAATCCCGCGAGCCTCCCCAACCTCTCACGACTGGAATTGTCTGTGGGTCATCTAGACGAGGCAAGTCTGAGAGCCTTGGGTGGGTTGCCAGGGCTCACCTACCTCACACTAACGGCGGCTGATTGGCTGAAGAGCTCATGCAAGGCTTCGGTAGTTGATGTCGTTGTCGCTGATGGCTTCTTCCTCAAGTTGAGATCCCTCAGGCTGTATGGCTGGATGCTCCAGTTGGTGCCCAGCGAGGACTCGACTAGTGTTTCGTTCAACATCTGGAAAGGAGATGAGGACGTTGTGGCCCTTGGTTTCTGCAGAACAAGTGTAGCAGCACCTATGACCTCCTCTATCATCATGCCAGACCTCATAGACCTGTGGTTCTATGTCCCTGTTAGAGCCTTGTGTAAGAGTAGAAATGGAAGCATCTGTGACAGCCTCGGCTGGGAGTGCCTCCCTTCGCTACACAAAATCGATGCAGTTGTCGACAGTAAGGGCGCCTATATCGGCGATGTGAAGAAGGTCGAGGCTGAGATGAGGCAGGCAGCAAAACTGCATCCCAACCAACCCATAATTAATATTCTACTACTCAATCAATATATTTGA